From Xiphophorus hellerii strain 12219 chromosome 6, Xiphophorus_hellerii-4.1, whole genome shotgun sequence, the proteins below share one genomic window:
- the LOC116722150 gene encoding uncharacterized protein LOC116722150 isoform X2, with protein sequence MLCMGVPYSAVKQSELFKNRQQQAATGSRQHNIEPELRILLRNTMKNFICLCFVLCFMDQSLCGDPVNITAKPGQQNVDLPCRADRNSKVSAVSLTRGNLEPRYVLLYRDDRIDEALQNQQYLGRTKLQSLNTTDGQIHLTIKNVTEKDSGVYECHVKTEVKSNTRRKRAVLESSTIIQLRVAAAQSNPPQGNMDGNRGEGGKEDGGNKDGLGVSRSHVVLMAPVASVIVSMVIVAVIRRKKIKTQLI encoded by the exons GTGAAACAGTCAGAACTATTTAAGAACAGGCAGCAACAGGCAGCAACAGGCAGCAGGCAGCATAACATCGAGCCTGAGCTCAGGATCTTACTGAGAAACACCATGAAGAACTTCATCTGTCTCTGCTTTGTTCTGTGTTTCATGGATCAGTCTCTCTGTGGAG atccTGTAAACATCACAGCAAAACCTGGACAACAGAACGTCGATCTGCCATGTAGAGCTGACAGGAACAGCAAAGTCTCAGCTGTAAGCCTGACCAGAGGCAACCTGGAGCCACGATATGTGCTTCTCTACAGGGATGACCGGATTGATGAAGCTCTCCAGAATCAACAGTACTTGGGCCGAACAAAACTCCAAAGCCTTAACACCACTGATGGACAAATCCATCTGACTATAAAGAATGTGACAGAGAAGGACAGTGGAGTGTATGAGTGCCATGTCAAGACTGAAGTAAAAAGCAACACACGCAGGAAGAGAGCCGTCTTAGAAAGCAGCACCATCATCCAGCTGCGTGTAGCTGCTGCACAGTCTAATCCTCCTCAAG ggAACATGGATGGAAacagaggagaaggagggaaaGAGGATGGAGGGAATAAAGACGGGTTAGGGGTCAGTCGAAGTCATGTTGTCCTGATGGCGCCTGTAGCTTCTGTcattgtttccatggtgataGTAGCAGTTATTAGGAGGAAGAAGATCAAGACTC AGTTGATCTGA
- the LOC116722150 gene encoding uncharacterized protein LOC116722150 isoform X1 — MLCMGVPYSAVKQSELFKNRQQQAATGSRQHNIEPELRILLRNTMKNFICLCFVLCFMDQSLCGDPVNITAKPGQQNVDLPCRADRNSKVSAVSLTRGNLEPRYVLLYRDDRIDEALQNQQYLGRTKLQSLNTTDGQIHLTIKNVTEKDSGVYECHVKTEVKSNTRRKRAVLESSTIIQLRVAAAQSNPPQGNMDGNRGEGGKEDGGNKDGLGVSRSHVVLMAPVASVIVSMVIVAVIRRKKIKTPSSFLPEDAENPQLI; from the exons GTGAAACAGTCAGAACTATTTAAGAACAGGCAGCAACAGGCAGCAACAGGCAGCAGGCAGCATAACATCGAGCCTGAGCTCAGGATCTTACTGAGAAACACCATGAAGAACTTCATCTGTCTCTGCTTTGTTCTGTGTTTCATGGATCAGTCTCTCTGTGGAG atccTGTAAACATCACAGCAAAACCTGGACAACAGAACGTCGATCTGCCATGTAGAGCTGACAGGAACAGCAAAGTCTCAGCTGTAAGCCTGACCAGAGGCAACCTGGAGCCACGATATGTGCTTCTCTACAGGGATGACCGGATTGATGAAGCTCTCCAGAATCAACAGTACTTGGGCCGAACAAAACTCCAAAGCCTTAACACCACTGATGGACAAATCCATCTGACTATAAAGAATGTGACAGAGAAGGACAGTGGAGTGTATGAGTGCCATGTCAAGACTGAAGTAAAAAGCAACACACGCAGGAAGAGAGCCGTCTTAGAAAGCAGCACCATCATCCAGCTGCGTGTAGCTGCTGCACAGTCTAATCCTCCTCAAG ggAACATGGATGGAAacagaggagaaggagggaaaGAGGATGGAGGGAATAAAGACGGGTTAGGGGTCAGTCGAAGTCATGTTGTCCTGATGGCGCCTGTAGCTTCTGTcattgtttccatggtgataGTAGCAGTTATTAGGAGGAAGAAGATCAAGACTCCTTCTTCTTTTCTCCCTGAAGATGCAGAGAATCCTCAGTTGATCTGA